Part of the Melospiza georgiana isolate bMelGeo1 chromosome 17, bMelGeo1.pri, whole genome shotgun sequence genome, TGTCAGCGTTCATGGAATGCCCTTTACTGCAACAGAATCTGACGTGAAAGACTTTTTCCTTGGGCTCCGTGTGGATGCAGTCCATATGCTGAAGGATCATGTAGGTCGAAATAATGGAAATGGACTAGTTaagtttttttctcctcaagaTACATTTGAAGCACTGAAGCGAAACAGAATGCTAATGATTCAGCGCTATGTTGAAGTTAGTCCTGCAACAGAGAGACAGTGGGTAGCTGCTGGAGGCCACATAACTTTCAAGCAAACCATGGGTCCCTCTGGGCAGGCAcatcctcctccccaggctCATCCTAGGTCCAAATCTCCCAGTGGACAGAAAAGGTCGCGGTCAAGATCTCCCCATGAGCACggtttctgtgtttatttgaaAGGTCTTCCCTTTGAATCAGAGAACAAACATgtgatagatttttttaaaaagctggaTATAGTTGAGGACAGCATTTATATAGCTTATGGACCCAATGGGAAGGCAATTGGGGAGGGGTTTGTTGAGTTTAGGAATGAAGCTGATTATAAAGCAGCTCTGTGTCATCATAAGCAGTACATAGGGAATCGCTTCATTCAGGTACATCCAATTTCTAAAAAGGCAATGTTAGAAAAGATAGATATGATTCGTAAAAGATTGCAGAACTTCAGCTATGACCAGAGAGAAATTCTGATGAATGCTGAGGGAGAATCAGGCTTGCAAAAACTGTGTGCGCATATATCTAATATTCCATACAATATAACAAAAATTGAAATACTTCAGTTTCTAGAGGGACTGGCAGTGGAAGAAAACTCTGTGCAAATTCTTCTTGATAATAATGGGCAAGGTTTAGGACAAGCACTGGTTCAGTTTAAAGCTGAAGATGATGCTCGTAAGGCAGAACGCTTGCACCGTAAAAAGCTGAATGGAAGAGATGTTAATTTGCGTTTGATAACTGTAGAAGAAATGAGAGATATTGAGAGAAACCCAGCATCTCAAGGAAAAAAGATCCTGAAAATACCGAtccagggaaatgcagctgtgccaggagcacagggccCTGGTGGGGATGAGCATGCCTTCTTGGGGGGAAATGCTAAAGAAGCAAATAATGGTCCTCCGTTTAATTTCCCTGGTAATTTCAGTGGGTCTGGCACATTTGGTCCCCCTTTACCGCCACCTGGAATAGGTGGCTTTCCTGATTCTAGACCAGGAATACCAACAGTTGCAGCTAGTGGTTTACCTGGTGCAAGTATTGAGGTACCAGGTTTTGCAGGGGGTCCTGCTAATTTGAGTGGACCAGCAGGTTTTGCAGGGGGTCCTCAGACGTTTGGTAATGGTCCTGGCAATTTAAGTGGGCCCCCTGCCTTTGGTGCTGGTCCTCCAGCAATTGCTAGTGGTCTTGGACATTTGAGTGGACCTCCAGGGTTTGGACCTGGACCAGGAAACATACATATTGGTGGACCCCCAGGTTTTGGAACAGGGTCTGGGAAGCCAGGGCCGACGGTCATTAAAGTACAGAATATGCCCTTTACCGTTTCGGTGGATGAaattttggatttcttttaTGGTTACCAAGT contains:
- the RBM12 gene encoding RNA-binding protein 12 produces the protein MAVVIRLQGLPIVAGTMDIRHFFSGLTIPDGGVHIVGGELGEAFIVFATDEDARLGMMRTGGTIKGSKVTLLLSSKTEMQNMIELSRRRFETANLDMPPANASRSGPPPSSGMSGRVNLPTTVPNFNNPSPSVVTASTTVHESNKNIPTFSTASIGTAPPNLGSTFGSPTFSSTIPSTASPMNTVPPPPIPPIPAMPSLPPMPSIPPIPVPPPVPTLPPVPPVPPIPPVPPVPPMTPLPPISGMPPMNPPPVAPLPTGVNGSGAAVNMNSGLNPLFIGPMNPVNPIQMNSQGSVKPIPINPDDLYVSVHGMPFTATESDVKDFFLGLRVDAVHMLKDHVGRNNGNGLVKFFSPQDTFEALKRNRMLMIQRYVEVSPATERQWVAAGGHITFKQTMGPSGQAHPPPQAHPRSKSPSGQKRSRSRSPHEHGFCVYLKGLPFESENKHVIDFFKKLDIVEDSIYIAYGPNGKAIGEGFVEFRNEADYKAALCHHKQYIGNRFIQVHPISKKAMLEKIDMIRKRLQNFSYDQREILMNAEGESGLQKLCAHISNIPYNITKIEILQFLEGLAVEENSVQILLDNNGQGLGQALVQFKAEDDARKAERLHRKKLNGRDVNLRLITVEEMRDIERNPASQGKKILKIPIQGNAAVPGAQGPGGDEHAFLGGNAKEANNGPPFNFPGNFSGSGTFGPPLPPPGIGGFPDSRPGIPTVAASGLPGASIEVPGFAGGPANLSGPAGFAGGPQTFGNGPGNLSGPPAFGAGPPAIASGLGHLSGPPGFGPGPGNIHIGGPPGFGTGSGKPGPTVIKVQNMPFTVSVDEILDFFYGYQVIPGSVCLKYNEKGMPTGEAMVAFESRDEAMAAVVDLNDRPIGSRKVKLVLG